The Psilocybe cubensis strain MGC-MH-2018 chromosome 7, whole genome shotgun sequence genome has a window encoding:
- a CDS encoding E3 ubiquitin-protein ligase SNT2, whose amino-acid sequence MQFLPPEDAPKGLEGMNYLYTRVRLAWYYRPSDVSDRPVADPRLLLAAIYSEVCDINQLRAKCHVVHRDKISDLSGWKKRPDRFYFNRLFDPYIKKEFEVIPSHDVRNLPDHIRDVLISRYEYVVAEKEVIPDLTDTIRLCDTCQVWCPSADSVRCDRCKKYFHMKCVQPPLIAKPSRGYGWTCAPCSRKHEEQVDSHELRHATPVQVKIKSNAPAARGRGRPRKDKSLAEKEENLPVKHFNMWPFRYFGQHTVAEDTLDPEDLIFPRTASRVGPKYQANVPLDPQPFNPPPDMEERGLDNTVEVLGIFSNLTESELAEAEEIKDRLTKDPKIRSSVDWLTEVVKKLSEAIMEGTMSSVKLTPMHQEKWKKYETPVTDKEWNREEVVAFEDAIQQHGAELRAVRDEVVSRSMPEVVRFYGHWKAEKLGEETRRRKAAGPPAKPVRLQYKTPAEANDGQRVGHADDESSIIAQPSKTPSCGACRTRESKMWWKAPKGLPTNILCDNCGTNWRKYADLNVRPLREESVPTTKTREKREGTPLAGPSTKRPRTSISAQSTPPPVITIAPQNRCLGCQRTGPPGKVLKCKQCQFRVHAGSCGAVLDSTTDAWVCELCENEETLEASINPDCLLCPRSAPEDRRKKPWPPADNFLRACKPTESQGWVHVLCAVFTPELSFTDPSRLRLVEGVNTVVRHKWTTRCCLCGETEGAAIRCSDCIKEFHPSCAWKQGHKFGFEIQPVKSSRRDTTITVNFKGETGCMNAIVSCKDHDHSKRDIYDICETNEGGETALQVYCRSYKQAPVGQAHALLRKARRLDTILSLRNDVQFGGSTTYYHHLPMIIPTEPEPVCRRCHSQFSPAFYRIPSAAAKGENALPGLEGFEGDWMCHQCKFTWSESLNTAAASPAAAPVVSAPSPMVM is encoded by the exons ATGCAATTCTTGCCCCCTGAGGACGCACCAAAAGGTCTAGAAGGCATGAATTATTTGTACACCCGAGTCCGTCTCGCCTGGTATTATCGTCCCAGCGATGTGAGCGACCGCCCAGTGGCGGACCCTCGTCTGCTACTCGCAGCCATATATTCGGAAGTGTGCGACATCAATCAACTACGCGCCAAGTGCCACGTGGTCCACAGAGACAAAATTTCCGACTTGTCTGGCTGGAAGAAACGACCAGACAGATTCTACTTTAATCGCCTCTTTGACCCATACATAAAGAAAGAGTTTGAGGTCATTCCTTCCCATGACGTCCGCAACC TCCCTGACCATATACGGGACGTCCTCATCTCGCGCTACGAATATGTTGTTGCAGAAAAAGAGGTCATTCCAGACCTCACAGACACTATCCGACTGTGTGATACATGCCAGGTATGGTGTCCAAG CGCCGACTCTGTCCGCTGCGACCGATGCAAGAAATATTTCCATATGAAATGTGTCCAACCTCCGCTCATCGCCAAACCATCTCGTGGATATGGCTGGACCTGTGCCCCTTGCTCGCGGAAGCATGAGGAACAGGTCGACAGCCATGAGCTCCGACATGCTACCCCCGTCCAAGTAAAGATCAAATCCAACGCTCCAGCAGCTAGAGGACGAGGCCGACCACGCAAGGACAAATCTCTTGccgagaaagaggaaaaccTTCCCGTGAAGCATTTCAATATGTGGCCTTTCAGATATTTCGG ACAACATACAGTCGCAGAGGATACTCTAG ACCCCGAAGATCTCATCTTTCCCCGAACTGCATCTCGTGTTGGCCCCAAATACCAAGCCAATGTTCCCTTGGACCCACAACCCTTCAATCCTCCACCAG ACATGGAAGAGCGAGGGTTGGATAATACAGTCGAGGTTTTGGGTATTTTCAGCAACCTTACCGAGTCCGAAT TGGCCGAAG CGGAGGAGATCAAAGATCGTCTTACAAAAGACCCAAAGATCCGCTCCAGCGTGGACTGGCTTACAGAAGTGGTCAAGAAATTATCTGAGGCGATCATGGAGGGAACCATGAGCAGCGTCAAATTGACTCCGATGCATCAAGAAAAG TGGAAGAAGTACGAAACCCCCGTTACCGACAAAGAATGGAACCGGGAAGAAGTCGTCGCCTTCGAAGATGCCATCCAACAACACGGTGCCGAGCTACGCGCCGTGCGCGACGAAGTCGTCTCACGCAGCATGCCCGAAGTCGTGCGCTTCTACGGACACTGGAAAGCCGAGAAACTGGGCGAAGAAACCCGCAGACGTAAGGCTGCCGGCCCGCCTGCCAAACCTGTGCGATTGCAGTACAAGACGCCTGCGGAGGCGAACGACGGGCAGCGCGTCGGGCACGCGGACGACGAGTCGTCGATCATCGCGCAGCCGTCCAAGACGCCGAGCTGTGGCGCGTGCCGGACGCGCGAGAGTAAGATGTGGTGGAAGGCCCCCAAAGGCCTTCCAACGAACATTCTGTGTGATAATTGCGGCACGAACTGGAGGAAATATGCGGATTTGAATGTGCGGCCGTTGCGTGAGGAGTCGGTGCCTACGACGAAGACGCGCGAGAAGAGGGAGGGTACGCCGTTGGCTGGGCCATCGACGAAACGGCCTCGA ACAAGCATATCTGCGCAATCGACACCACCGCCTGTTATCACAATCGCGCCTCAGAACCGATGCCTTGGGTGCCAAAGAACGGGTCCGCCAGGAAAAGTGCTCAAATGCAAACAATGTCAATTCCGTGTACATGCGG GATCATGCGGCGCGGTCCTCGATTCAACGACAGATGCTTGGGTATGCGAACTCTGCGAGAACGAGGAAACTCTGGAAGCTTCGATA AATCCCGACTGCTTGCTCTGCCCGCGTTCTGCGCCCGAAGACAGACGAAAGAAGCCGTGGCCGCCAGCGGACAACTTTCTACGCGCCTGCAAACCAACGGAGAGTCAAGGATGGGTGCACGTTCTATGCGCTGTTTTCACGCCTGAACTCTCTTTCACGGACCCATCTCGGCTGCGGCTGGTCGAGGGGGTCAACACCGTTGTCCGCCACAAATGGACTACC AGATGCTGCTTGTGTGGAGAAACGGAAGGTGCCGCCATTCGCTGCAGCGACTGCATCAAAGAATTCCATCCGTCCTGTGCGTGGAAGCAGGGGCATAAGTTTGGGTTTGAGATCCAACCG GTGAAGAGTAGTCGGCGAGATACGACAATCACTGTCAATTTCAAAGGCGAAACAGGATGCATGAACGCTATCGTTTCATGCAAAGATCACGATCATAGCAAACGCGACATCTATGACATCTGCGAGACCAACGAAGGCGGCGAG ACTGCACTGCAAGTGTACTGCCGGTCGTACAAGCAGGCGCCAGTCGGACAAGCACACGCTTTGCTGCGCAAGGCCCGCAGACTCGACACCATCCTCAGCCTCCGCAACGACGTCCAATTCGGCGGCAGCACCACGTACTACCACCACCTTCCGATGATCATCCCCACTGAACCCGAACCCGTATGTAGACGGTGCCACTCCCAGTTCTCGCCCGCGTTTTACCGCATCCCCAGCGCAGCGGCCAAGGGCGAGAACGCACTGCCTGGGCTGGAGGGCTTCGAGGGCGACTGGATGTGCCATCAGTGCAAATTCACGTGGAGCGAGAGCTTGAATACGGCGGCTGCTTCCCCGGCGGCGGCGCCTGTGGTATCAGCACCATCACCTATGGTGATGTGA
- a CDS encoding Ubiquitin carboxyl-terminal hydrolase 4 has product MPGVALLPNNPPSAPSHTPTSSTANGQRLPNSSTSGGPGYADSPISVADIKNKAKEGVHKEARGFSAVTLIRSSRTQVLLAKDYEAKGDLRAALGSYIKAATLAKMAMDSPEYIQESKGKNSTIRRELNDLLANDARDISARTNAVEEKLKAIEKAQAAEAKEQPVGASIADRLRALQDNGLSLGPTKLRDRDSYTSSSNHSSTNHSHNNSINLPTPPAASPHFPSVPQSPYASSFSGSNSAANASSSSSSSNYYTNANANAPPLSPSISASTSTSSQSIHALVNPNSFGPPSPLSTPSSSPTTSSVLKSSYPSTSASSSIGRSYSSSSTGGGSGSSSYGSYNYDKEISGFNQAFPSIDELDEDPAFNSALATLPSVPSGLPGAGASGSPKSNTSTSTSTSAYANLPAVPSLPSKPSKEFRNSSSNEPTSPSPLAAFRNFTVPIERPSSTPISPTAVFAMSSRPPSPSGGGGSGGGGGGGYPMVNNRSTAPHRPSGLSNGISSTSTNGTPTTNASGSGSGKPRTPIPVRNTAFPRELQMYLQDHNVLVVDVRTREEFDREHIRANAVVCVEPSVLMRDGVDAEALEQSMVIGPKQELSLFANRDKFDLVAVYDASSTSFASSSSSHDSPLGILVRVIFERAFRKVLKRMPMMLVGGLEAWKREIGEVGLIRGSGSTPPGAGGVGMDIQKPVPTKPVGVAQSYSSGGVAVNMTGQQQHEVWTPPQQQQQQHRVSMSVDQSGHTRAPADTGYNGASGSDRGDKNLQRRPAMLRPSSGSISFSRSLNDGPSSSASGMGTTVPGSVSVSASTSTSTSTISYPQFARHISSPPVSASGGYSPSPVTVSSAGVVTSANITSTNPFISPPPTSVPSPSPYAYPSQYQYDIASPPQASINPSLSRRRSDYIDQSQEALSFSTGGGSSNARAPMQIDYPDLSAGMGGMSISGMGSAGLTGMGMGRMGLASPPPNVTIPRPPPVAAPPSERQDNRPRVQQITGSSLSGSGTGGLYANGSVNGSTSALVLGGPKPPRIASDYPVAYWPEVNVGTSGLKNLGNTCYMNAPIQCLNATVPFSRFFTEGRWKSAVNYTNPLGTKGKLTGVFAKLLHEMWGGDSSYIVPTDFRQSICQLKSQYKGSEQHDSQEFLSFLIDGIHEDLNRIIAKPTYTPSPEEEAELERLPPQIASDREWRAWRSRNDSLIVDFFQGQFRNRLECLTCHTTSTTYNVFSILQLPIPHARSGKVPIEKCLDAFFNEEVLEKDDAWDCPKCKTKRRASKKLSLARLPPILMIHLKRFEANGRFSDKVDTFVDFPMKSLDLTNYMPPPLAPDADRSQLNGGQPLSLDDPRTQLPPYRLALRIDTAFIASRGGWMYCDDSSVKPVDPKQVVNQKAYVLFYKRVRP; this is encoded by the exons ATGCCCGGGGTTGCCCTCCTCCCCAACAACCCGCCCTCTGCCCCCTCCCACA CTCCCACTTCATCTACTGCAAACGGCCAAAGGCTTCCcaacagcagcaccagcGGTGGTCCAGGCTATGCGGACAGTCCCATCTCCGTTGCGGACATCAAGAACAAGGCAAAGGAGGGCGTCCACAAGGAGGCGCGCGGTTTCTCCGCCGTGACCCTCATCCGGAGCTCGCGCACCCAGGTTCTGCTTGCAAAGGACTACGAGGCCAAGGGCGACCTGCGGGCGGCGCTGGGATCATACATCAAAGCTGCGACCCTCGCCAAGATGGCCATGGATTCGCCAGAGTACATCCAGGAGTCCAAGGGCAAGAACAGCACGATCAGGAGGGAGCTAAACGACCTGCTTGCG AACGATGCCCGTGATATCAGTGCCCGCACGAATGCTGTCGAGGAAAAGCTGAAAGCCATCGAAAAAGCTCAGGCTGC TGAGGCAAAGGAGCAACCGGTAGGCGCATCCATCGCGGATCGCCTGCGCGCACTACAGGACAACGGGCTCTCGCTCGGCCCAACCAAGTTACGCGATCGGGACAGCTACACCAGCTCCAGCAACCACAGCAGCACCAACCATAGTCACAATAATAGCATCAACCTACCAACGCCCCCCGCTGCGTCTCCGCACTTCCCGTCAGTTCCGCAGTCTCCATATGCCAGCAGCTTTAGCGGGAGCAATTCCGCTGCCAACGCAAGCTCaagtagcagcagcagtaacTATTACACTAACGCTAACGCTAACGCACCTCCGCTTTCCCCTTCCATCTCAGCATCTACATCAACGTCTTCACAGTCCATCCATGCCCTCGTTAACCCCAATTCATTCGGCCCGCCATCCCCGCTATCTACACCCAGCTCGTCGCCCACAACCTCGTCCGTGCTCAAAAGCAGTTATCCGAGTACCAGTGCCAGCAGTAGCATCGGTCGGAGCTACAGTAGTAGTAGCACCGGTGGTGGTAGCGGGAGCAGTAGCTATGGCAGCTACAATTACGACAAGGAGATCTCGGGATTCAATCAGGCATTCCCGTCAATCGACGAGCTGGATGAGGATCCGGCATTTAACAGTGCGCTAGCGACGCTGCCCTCTGTTCCAAGCGGGCTGCCTGGTGCTGGAGCGTCCGGGTCTCCCAAATCTAATACCTCAACATCGACGTCGACATCAGCCTATGCCAACCTCCCCGCCGTCCCGTCGCTACCTAGCAAACCCTCCAAGGAATTccgcaacagcagcagcaacgaaCCAACCTCGCCTTCACCCCTCGCTGCGTTCCGCAACTTTACTGTGCCGATCGAGCGTCCGTCGAGCACGCCCATCTCGCCGACCGCGGTGTTCGCCATGTCGAGTCGGCCGCCGTCACCTTcgggtggaggtgggagtggtggtggaggtggaggggggTACCCGATGGTGAATAACAGGTCGACAGCACCGCATCGCCCGTCTGGGCTGTCGAACGGGatcagcagcaccagcacgaACGGAACGCCAACTACGAACGCCAGTGGAAGCGGGAGCGGGAAACCGCGGACCCCTATACCTGTGCGCAACACGGCGTTCCCACGCGAGCTGCAGATGTATTTGCAGGACCATAATGTGCTGGTGGTGGATGTGAGGACGAGGGAGGAGTTTGACCGTGAGCATATCAGGGCGAATGCGGTGGTATGTGTGGAACCTAGTGTGTTGATGCGCGATGG TGTCGACGCAGAAGCGCTTGAGCAATCCATGGTCATCGGCCCGAAACAGGAGCTCTCCCTCTTCGCGAACCGCGACAAATTCGATCTCGTCGCCGTGTACGATGCATCCTCCACGTCCTTcgcctcctcatcctcatcgcaTGACTCGCCGCTGGGCATCCTCGTGCGCGTGATCTTCGAGCGCGCGTTTAGGAAGGTGCTAAAGCGTATGCCGATGATGCTTGTTGGTGGGCTCGAGGCGTGGAAGCGCGAGATTGGCGAGGTTGGTCTGATTAGGGGCAGTGGGAGTACTCCTCCGGGTGCAGGAGGGGTTGGTATGGATATTCAGAAGCCGGTTCCAACGAAGCCTGTGGGTGTGGCGCAGAGCTATTCAAGTGGAGGTGTTGCGGTGAATATGACgggccagcagcagcatgaAGTGTGGACGCCGccgcaacagcagcagcagcaacatcGCGTGTCAATGTCGGTAGATCAGTCGGGGCACACACG AGCACCTGCTGACACGGGATACAATGGTGCTAGTGGGTCAGACCGAGGGGACAAAAATCTGCAGAGACGCCCAGCGATGCTCCGCCCGAGTTCGGGCTCCATCTCGTTCTCGAGGAGCTTGAACGATggcccctcctcctctgcgaGCGGGATGGGTACCACGGTTCCTGGGTCGGTGTCCGTATCCGCTTCAACATCGACGTCGACATCAACGATCTCGTACCCCCAGTTCGCGAGACACATTTCATCGCCGCCTGTATCTGCATCGGGCGGGTACTCACCCTCGCCGGTCACGGTCTCGAGTGCTGGTGTGGTGACGAGCGCGAATATCACGTCCACGAACCCGTTCATCTCGCCTCCGCCAACGTCCGTgccgtcgccgtcgcctTACGCGTACCCGTCACAGTACCAGTATGACATTGCGTCGCCGCCGCAGGCGTCTATTAACCCATCGCTGTCGCGCCGGCGGAGTGACTACATCGACCAGTCGCAGGAGGCTCTGTCGTTTTCGACTGGCGGTGGGAGCAGCAATGCGAGAGCGCCGATGCAGATCGATTACCCGGATTTGAGTGCGGGTATGGGTGGAATGAGTATCAGCGGCATGGGCAGTGCTGGGTTGACTGGTATGGGCATGGGCCGCATGGGGCTCGCGTCACCGCCGCCGAACGTGACCATCCCGCGCCCGCCTCCCGTTGCCGCGCCGCCGTCGGAGCGGCAGGACAACCGGCCGCGGGTACAGCAGATCACGGGGTCGAGCCTCAGCGGTTCTGGCACTGGTGGTCTGTATGCGAATGGGAGTGTCAACGGCAGCACGAGCGCACTGGTGCTGGGCGGGCCGAAGCCGCCGCGCATCGCGTCAGACTATCCGGTTGCCTACTGGCCCGAAGTGAATGTGGGCACGTCTGGTTTGAAGAATTTGGGTAATACGTGTTATATGAATGCCCCGATTCAATGTTTGAATGCGACGGTACCGTTCTCGAGGTTTTTCACTG aGGGCCGATGGAAGAGCGCGGTTAATTATACCAACCCGTTGGGCACCAAAGGCAAACTGACGGGCGTGTTCGCCAAGCTGCTGCATGAGATGTGGGGTGGTGATTCGTCGTACATTGTGCCGACTGATTTCCGG CAATCAATATGTCAGCTCAAGTCGCAGTATAAAGGTTCTGAGCAGCACGACTCGCAAGAGTTCCTGAGCTTCCTCATCGACGGCATCCATGAGGATCTGAACCGCATCATCGCCAAGCCGACGTATACCCCGTCgccggaggaggaggcagagCTCGAGCGGCTCCCGCCGCAGATCGCAAGCGACCGCGAGTGGAGGGCGTGGCGCTCCCGTAACGATAGTCTCATCGTGGACTTTTTCCAGGGACAGTTTAGGAATAGGCTGGAGTGTTTGACGTGTCATACG ACATCTACTACTTATAATGTGTTTTCGATTTTGCAACTCCCTATACCCCACGCCAGGAGCGGCAAGGTGCCAATTGAAAAATGTCTGGATGCCTTCTTCAACGAGGAGGTGTTGGAGAAGGATGACGCTTG GGACTGCCCGAAATGCAAAACCAAACGACGCGCCTCGAAAAAACTCTCGCTCGCCCGTCTGCCGCCGATACTGATGATCCATCTGAAGCGCTTTGAGGCGAACGGCCGGTTCTCCGACAAAGTCGACACGTTTGTTGATTTCCCGATGAAGAGCTTGGATTTGACGAATTATATGCCGCCACCGCTTGCGCCTGATGCGGATCGGTCGCAGTTGAATGGCGGGCAGCCATTGTCGCTGGACGACCCCCGGACGCAGCTACCACCGTATCG GCTTGCGCTGCGAATAGATAccgctttcattgcctcaCGAGGAGGATGGATGTACTGCGACGACAGTAGCGTCAAACCAGTGGATCCCAAACAAGTAGTG AACCAAAAGGCATATGTCCTGTTTTACAAACGCGTTCGACCCTAG